In Drosophila innubila isolate TH190305 chromosome 2R unlocalized genomic scaffold, UK_Dinn_1.0 1_C_2R, whole genome shotgun sequence, the following are encoded in one genomic region:
- the LOC117784770 gene encoding 60S ribosomal protein L29, with amino-acid sequence MAKSKNHTNHNQNRKAHRNGIKRPMRKRHESTLGMDVKFLINQRYARKGNLSRVEAVKRYEERVAAQQGKPKPVQL; translated from the exons ATGGCCAAGTCAAAGAATCACACAAATCACAACCAGAACAGAAAGGCTCATCGCAATGGCATCAAGCGCCCAATGCGTAAGCGCCACGAGTCCACTCTGGGC ATGGATGTCAAGTTCCTGATCAATCAGCGATATGCGCGCAAGGGCAACCTTTCCCGCGTCGAGGCAGTCAAGCGCTACGAGGAGCGCGTTGCCGCCCAGCAAGGCAAGCCCAAGCCCGTTCAATTGTAA
- the LOC117783850 gene encoding transcription factor AP-1 — protein sequence MKTIVSAATAAALSSNTNSTSVNAAPIVPKTEPEAIGTEESMEFPTPNSNSTVNVNKRPAFLDLNKSAKNKRVIAPLLIDSPDMQGKTLNTPDLEKILLSSNLLQTPQPGTVFPTKVGPITSEQEAFGKGFEEALKNLHTSNNTQAFLGNANPTAAVNNPTTVANTMTAVNNGISGGTIIYNSVDHFPVIKDEPQNSAASPTVSPIDMADQEKIKLERKRQRNRVAASKCRKRKLERISKLEDRVKMLKGENTDLGGIVKSLKDHVAQLKQQVMEHMEAGCTVQAIPNSSLLTGK from the exons atgaaaacaatcgTTTCCGCTGCTACCGCTGCTGCTTTATCAAGCAACACGAACAGTACCAGTGTTAACGCCGCACCGATAGTACCCAAAACGGAGCCAGAAGCAATTGGCACTGAAGAATCGATGGAATTTCCAACACCCAATAGCAATTCAACAGTAAACGTGAATAAACGTCCAGCATTTTTGGACCTCAACAAATCAGCGAAAAATAAGCGGGTCATAGCGCCTTTATTGATTGATTCGCCTGATATGCAGGGAAAAACACTTAATACACCAGACTTGGAGAAAATCTTGCTGTCCAGCAATCTGTTGCAAACCCCTCAGCCGGGTACAGTGTTCCCAACAAAAGTAGGACCAATCACCTCGGAGCAGGAAGCATTTGGCAAGGGATTTGAGGAGGCACTGAAGAATCTGCataccagcaacaacactcaAGCGTTTCTGGGTAACGCCAACCCAACTGCTGCTGTCAACAATCCAACAACAGTGGCGAACACCATGACAGCCGTTAACAATGGCATCAGTGGTGGTACAATCATCTACAACTCCGTGG ATCACTTTCCAGTTATCAAGGATGAGCCACAAAATTCCGCTGCCTCGCCAACTGTCAGTCCCATTGATATGGCTGACCAGGAGAAGATCAAGCTGGAGCGCAAGCGTCAACGGAATCGTGTTGCTGCCTCGAAATGTCGCAAGCGTAAGCTGGAGCGCATTTCAAAGCTGGAGGACCGTGTGAAAATGCTAAAGGGCGAGAACACAGACTTGGGGGGAATCGTGAAAAGTCTGAAGGATCATGTGGCACAGCTGAAGCAACAGGTTATGGAGCACATGGAAGCTGGCTGCACCGTTCAAGCGATTCCCAATTCGTCTTTGCTTACGGGCAAATAA